From a region of the Coffea arabica cultivar ET-39 chromosome 3e, Coffea Arabica ET-39 HiFi, whole genome shotgun sequence genome:
- the LOC113737317 gene encoding crocetin glucosyltransferase, chloroplastic: protein MAQPHILIVSYPAQGHINPSLQLANKLIKIGVEVTLATSHFALPVVPKASCKVSNDFHFAAISDGYPNGFKPQGLDVDHVNALKKYGPETLRNVIQASAETGRPVTCIVHTLILPWAAEVAREYHIPWTLLWIQPATVLGITYYYFNGYEDEIRNCYEPSWSIQMPGAPLLTTLDLPSFMLPSSSSTQNVALLMVKEQMKMIDEEENPYVLVNTFDALEPRALKAIDKYNLIGIGPLIDFPFSEGSGDVMQEEEYYMGWLKSQPRSSVVYVAFGSLLTPSKHQMEKIARGLLECKRPFLWVIRARDDGEEEKLSCIKELEQKGLIIPWSSQIEVLKHPSLGCFVTHCGWNSTLETITLGVPVVAFPLWADQGTNAKLIQDVWRIGVRVVPNKDGLVESDEIRRCIELVMDGGENGLEFGWNVKKWKDLAGEAMVEGGLSDTNLKAFAFKDV from the coding sequence ATGGCACAACCCCACATTTTGATTGTGAGTTATCCAGCCCAAGGCCACATTAATCCGTCCCTTCAATTAGCCAACAAACTCATCAAAATTGGAGTAGAAGTTACCTTAGCCACCAGTCATTTTGCCCTGCCGGTTGTCCCCAAAGCCTCATGCAAAGTATCTAACGACTTCCATTTTGCAGCCATTTCAGATGGTTATCCTAATGGATTCAAACCTCAAGGTCTTGATGTTGATCATGTCAATGCACTCAAAAAATACGGCCCAGAAACCCTTCGAAATGTAATCCAAGCTAGCGCTGAAACAGGCCGTCCTGTTACCTGCATTGTCCACACTTTAATCCTCCCATGGGCTGCAGAGGTGGCGCGTGAATATCACATTCCATGGACTCTCCTTTGGATTCAACCAGCCACAGTTCTGGGAATAACTTACTATTACTTCAATGGATATGAAGATGAGATCAGGAATTGTTATGAGCCCTCCTGGTCCATTCAAATGCCGGGAGCACCATTGCTCACAACACTTGATCTTCCTTCTTTTATGCTTCCCTCAAGCTCAAGTACACAAAATGTTGCTCTTTTAATGGTTAAGGAGCAAATGAAGATGatagatgaagaagaaaatccGTATGTGCTGGTGAATACTTTTGATGCACTTGAGCCTCGTGCTCTCAAAGCGATTGACAAGTATAACCTGATTGGAATTGGACCGTTGATTGACTTTCCTTTTTCAGAAGGAAGTGGTGATGTTATGCAGGAGGAGGAATATTATATGGGGTGGTTGAAATCACAGCCTAGATCATCAGTTGTCTATGTAGCATTTGGCAGTCTTTTGACGCCATCGAAACATCAGATGGAGAAGATTGCAAGAGGGTTATTGGAGTGTAAAAGGCCGTTTTTGTGGGTGATAAGAGCAAGGGATGATGGAGAAGAAGAGAAGCTAAGTTGCATTAAGGAATTAGAACAAAAGGGGTTGATAATTCCATGGAGTTCTCAAATTGAAGTTTTAAAACATCCCTCATTAGGATGTTTTGTTACGCATTGTGGATGGAACTCAACTCTGGAGACTATCACTTTGGGAGTGCCAGTGGTGGCATTTCCTCTGTGGGCTGATCAAGGGACAAATGCCAAACTAATTCAAGATGTGTGGAGGATTGGAGTTAGGGTGGTCCCAAATAAAGATGGCCTTGTTGAGAGTGATGAGATCAGAAGGTGCATAGAATTGGTCATGGATGGCGGAGAAAATGGGCTAGAATTTGGTTGGAATGTCAAGAAGTGGAAAGATTTGGCTGGGGAAGCAATGGTGGAAGGTGGATTATCGGACACAAATCTAAAAGCATTTGCTTTTAAAGATGTCTGA